TACGTTTTTGAACTTTGTGATAGTTACCAAGATGAGGACAGCCTTGTGTTTGTGGATCGTCATGGCAGTGCTCTGCCCAGGAGAGGTCAAAGGTCATAAAGGTCACGGAGGTGACCGCCACCAGGGTCAAGGGCTTGACCAGGACCATGATCACGGGCACGATAACGACCATGACCACGGGCACAGGCGAGACCATGAACACAGGCGAGACCACAACCACGGGCATCATCATCCTGAGCCCGGTGACAATGGCACCAAACCAGTGATACAAGGTAACGGGGGGTTTGCCTTCAGCCTGTACAAGCAGCTGGTGGTTCAGCCTGACAACCAGGGCAAAAATGTGTTCTTCTCCCCACTGAGTGTGTCCCTGGCCCTGGCTGCTCTGTCCGTGGGGGCCAAGGGTCAGACACACCAGCAGCTCTTCACTGGTCTGGGCTTCAACAGCAGCCTACTGACACAAGAACAGGTGGACCAGGCCTTCCAGACCATACTCACACAGCTCAACCAGAAGAACGGAGTGGACCTGTCCATAGGAAGTGCACTTTTCCTGCACAACACCTTCAAACCACACCCTGAGTTCCTCAAGGACATGAAGCGCTTCTACCTCTCCGAGGGTTTCACTGTCGACTTCACCAACACGGCCGAGGCCATCGACACGATCAATAAATACGTGGGGGAAAAGACTCGAGGCAAGATAGACAAGTTAGTCAAAGATCTGGACCCAACCACTGTCATGTATCTCCTCAGCTACATATACTTCAAAGGTAAGAGGATTTTGCAAACTTTAAGATAAAAAAACAATAAGCAAAAAATTTAATAGAGTTCACATATTTGATTGATGCAGACCTTGTGGACATATGTAATTCCTTCTAACTCTGTCAATATGTATTTTTGTCTCTGGGTGTTGGTATTAATGATGCCACTGTACTTTTTGGCTGTATTTCCTGCTGAATCTTGCCAGGTCTCCCTCAGATTAGATTTTTTTTGCCTCAGATTTATCACTTTTAGTCTGGTAACCTTTAATCATCATCATAATATTTTACGATTTTCTAATTCTCAAGGAAAATGGGAGATTCCATTTGACTCTAAAGACACAAAGGAGGACACATTCCATGTGGATGACAACACCACTGTTACGGTCCAGATGATGAGCGTGAAGAAGAGGTTCTCTGTCTACTACGACCAGGAGATCTCCACCACTATCCTGCAGCTCCACTACAACGAGTCAGTGTCAATGATGCTGGCGCTACCAGAGAAGGGACTCGCTAGTCTGGAGGAGGCCATATGTCAGAACCACATCACCAAGTGGCACAGGTGGATGAAGGCCAGGTATGACCTGTCTCAATCAGGACGCATCACTCTCATAGAACTAATGAACATTGGGTGGGtgaaacaaccacatatcacaagcATTGCAAGTAAAATCTTCTTCCTGTCCAATTTTGTCTTTAGGGAATACCAGGTGCATGTTCCCAAGATGTCTATCACCACAACATACTCCCTCAAGGACGTCCTGAGTGGAATGGGAATGCCGGACATATTCAGTAATGGAGCTGACTTCAGTGGAATATCAGAGGATCTGAAGGTGGCTGTTTCAGAGGTATGGAACATTTTCACTCTCAATGTTTTAACGCCTGTCAATCAATTCTTCTATGAAATATGATACATTTTGGCCTCAATATTGTCATTATTTTCAATTAATTCGCTTTTTCAGGGAGCCTCTGAAAGCTCTCTGTGGCTCCCCAGGGGTCCCAAGAGAATCACTGCCCTAGAACATATTGTATGTGAACCATGTGACCTAGGCCTATCTACTGTACATCGGACTGCATTGTGTGGTTGTTTTCAGGTGGCGCACCAGGCCTCCTTGGATGTGGATGAGGCCGGAGCGACTGCAGCAGCTGCTACAGGTGTGGTCATCACGCCCCTCTCCTTCCGACGCACCCCTGTGTTGAAGTTCGACCGTCCGTTCATGGTCATTGTCATGGACCAGGAGACCAGGAGTATTCTCTTCATGGGCAAGATCATCAACCCAGCCAACAAATAAAACCAGTGCTATGTAAAACCAGTGTTGTAGAAAACATGTGCTCTATAAAAGCTGTGTTCTATAATCGCAAATTGAAGCGTAAGCGCATGCTTTGCCTGTACTGCTGTTACAAAGCCCATCCAAACTTCTCTGGCTCAATCTAGCCCGGGAAGCTAAAACTAACTAGCGTGTAAATCCTCTGTATTCACTTTGGTGGATAATT
This window of the Salvelinus fontinalis isolate EN_2023a chromosome 28, ASM2944872v1, whole genome shotgun sequence genome carries:
- the LOC129826044 gene encoding alpha-1-antitrypsin-like, which codes for MRTALCLWIVMAVLCPGEVKGHKGHGGDRHQGQGLDQDHDHGHDNDHDHGHRRDHEHRRDHNHGHHHPEPGDNGTKPVIQGNGGFAFSLYKQLVVQPDNQGKNVFFSPLSVSLALAALSVGAKGQTHQQLFTGLGFNSSLLTQEQVDQAFQTILTQLNQKNGVDLSIGSALFLHNTFKPHPEFLKDMKRFYLSEGFTVDFTNTAEAIDTINKYVGEKTRGKIDKLVKDLDPTTVMYLLSYIYFKGKWEIPFDSKDTKEDTFHVDDNTTVTVQMMSVKKRFSVYYDQEISTTILQLHYNESVSMMLALPEKGLASLEEAICQNHITKWHRWMKAREYQVHVPKMSITTTYSLKDVLSGMGMPDIFSNGADFSGISEDLKVAVSEVAHQASLDVDEAGATAAAATGVVITPLSFRRTPVLKFDRPFMVIVMDQETRSILFMGKIINPANK